The following proteins are co-located in the Mycolicibacterium goodii genome:
- a CDS encoding carbohydrate ABC transporter permease, producing MTVTLRRSNAPASPPGDTTEAGRRDAQPKRRRPRRSLKPYLYVAPAFVVFAVFLGAPVLQTVQYSFYNWDGLGVATVAGVKNYLAVFGDERLRDSFIHAGVLMVFYAAAPVFIGLVLSALISRAHALRSMSFFRTVLFLPQVIATVVIATIWISIYSRDGLFNQTLRLIGLDSMTRVWLGDHTFALVAIGLIGTWLNIGLCLVLFLSGIGNIPPELFEAARLDGAGRVREFVAITLPSLRGQIAVALTLTVVSALKTFDLVFITTRGGPGNATSVPAFEAYNRAFNTGQVGLASAIAVVLTIVIVVLTVLISRIAPREAE from the coding sequence GTGACCGTGACGCTGCGCCGGTCGAACGCACCCGCGTCCCCGCCAGGTGACACCACCGAGGCGGGGCGGCGGGACGCACAGCCCAAGCGACGCCGACCGCGCCGGTCGCTGAAGCCCTACCTGTATGTGGCGCCGGCCTTCGTGGTGTTCGCGGTGTTCCTCGGGGCGCCGGTGTTGCAGACGGTGCAGTACTCCTTCTACAACTGGGACGGCCTGGGCGTGGCGACCGTCGCGGGGGTGAAGAACTATCTCGCCGTGTTCGGCGACGAGCGGTTGCGGGACTCGTTCATCCACGCCGGCGTGCTGATGGTGTTCTACGCCGCCGCACCGGTTTTCATCGGGCTGGTGCTCAGCGCCCTGATCTCGCGGGCGCACGCGCTGCGGTCGATGTCGTTCTTCCGCACGGTGCTGTTCCTGCCGCAGGTGATCGCCACCGTCGTCATCGCGACCATCTGGATCTCCATCTACTCGCGCGACGGCCTGTTCAACCAGACGCTGCGCCTGATCGGTCTGGACTCGATGACGCGAGTGTGGCTGGGGGACCACACCTTCGCGTTGGTCGCCATCGGCCTGATCGGGACGTGGCTGAACATCGGTCTGTGCCTGGTGCTGTTCCTGTCGGGCATCGGCAACATCCCGCCCGAACTGTTCGAGGCCGCCCGCCTGGACGGTGCCGGGCGGGTCCGCGAGTTCGTCGCGATCACGCTGCCGTCGCTGCGCGGGCAGATCGCCGTGGCGCTCACCCTCACCGTCGTATCCGCGCTGAAGACCTTCGATCTGGTGTTCATCACCACCCGAGGCGGTCCCGGCAACGCGACGTCGGTGCCCGCGTTCGAGGCCTACAACCGCGCGTTCAACACCGGGCAGGTCGGACTGGCGTCGGCCATCGCCGTGGTGTTGACCATCGTCATCGTGGTGCTGACGGTTCTGATCAGCCGTATCGCTCCCCGGGAGGCCGAGTGA
- a CDS encoding carbohydrate ABC transporter permease, with translation MKLTRTERIVNQVILAFFAAFAVIPLVGVLFSSVTPASENHGGFAVPDRVDLGNYGAAWTRGNFSSYLLSSVIVTVAVVILSVVLATFAGYAFARMKFFGSSVLFYLLLLGLTLPAEAFIIPLYFNLRTVGLTDTYWALILPQTAQSLAFAVFWMRNQFRGFPGEIIEAARLDGASDMRALWRIVVPTSLAPMMTMAVIITMWTWNEFLLPLVMVVSDNKRTAPLGLAFFQGQHLTDYSLLAAAGVMVALPIAVLFFALQKRFINGMVGGISVR, from the coding sequence GTGAAGCTCACCCGCACCGAACGGATCGTCAATCAGGTGATCCTCGCGTTCTTCGCGGCGTTCGCGGTGATTCCCCTTGTGGGCGTGCTGTTCTCCTCGGTCACCCCGGCCAGTGAGAACCACGGTGGCTTCGCGGTGCCCGACCGTGTCGACCTCGGCAACTACGGTGCGGCCTGGACCCGCGGGAACTTCAGCAGCTACCTGTTGTCCAGTGTGATCGTCACCGTCGCCGTGGTGATTCTCAGCGTCGTGCTCGCCACCTTCGCCGGATACGCGTTCGCCCGGATGAAGTTCTTCGGATCCTCGGTGCTGTTCTATCTGCTGCTGCTTGGCCTGACCCTGCCGGCCGAGGCGTTCATCATCCCGCTGTACTTCAACCTGCGCACGGTGGGCCTCACCGACACCTACTGGGCACTGATCCTGCCGCAGACCGCGCAATCGCTGGCGTTCGCGGTGTTCTGGATGCGCAACCAGTTCCGTGGCTTCCCCGGCGAGATCATCGAGGCCGCGCGCCTCGACGGGGCCAGCGACATGCGGGCGCTGTGGCGGATCGTCGTGCCCACCAGCCTGGCGCCCATGATGACGATGGCCGTGATCATCACGATGTGGACGTGGAACGAGTTCCTGCTGCCGCTGGTGATGGTGGTGTCCGACAACAAGCGGACCGCTCCGCTGGGGCTGGCGTTCTTCCAGGGCCAGCATCTCACCGACTACTCGTTGCTGGCCGCGGCCGGGGTCATGGTGGCACTGCCCATCGCGGTGCTGTTCTTCGCGCTGCAGAAGCGCTTCATCAACGGCATGGTCGGCGGCATCTCGGTGCGCTGA
- a CDS encoding ABC transporter ATP-binding protein, producing the protein MAAIRFEKAQLRYPNAATAAVADLDLDIADGEFMVLVGPSGCGKSTTLRMLAGLEDLTSGSIYLDNRDITTTPPQDRDIAMVFQNYALYPHMTVAGNMEFCLKNAGLSSQERRRRVAAAAETLGLTEYLNRKPKALSGGQRQRVAMGRAIVRNPQVFCMDEPLSNLDAKMRVQTRTDIAKLQRELGVTTVYVTHDQTEAMTMGDRVGVMKDGVLQQVGAPMELYDRPANAFVAGFIGSPAMKFFDAHVGERTVGVAGHDMAVHCATDLSGPVRVGVRPEGWRLTAPDAGIAVKVGVVEVLGADSYLYGTALHAGADVDVVVRTSTRDGIRADDTVHVTADSDAIHLFDAATGARVN; encoded by the coding sequence ATGGCTGCCATCCGATTCGAGAAGGCCCAGCTCAGGTACCCGAACGCCGCGACCGCCGCGGTGGCGGATCTGGATCTGGACATCGCCGACGGCGAGTTCATGGTGCTGGTCGGCCCGTCCGGGTGCGGCAAGTCGACGACGCTGCGCATGCTGGCCGGCTTGGAGGACCTCACCAGCGGATCGATCTACCTGGACAACCGCGACATCACCACCACACCGCCCCAGGACCGCGACATCGCCATGGTGTTCCAGAACTACGCGCTGTACCCGCACATGACGGTGGCGGGCAACATGGAGTTCTGCTTGAAGAACGCGGGCCTGTCCAGCCAGGAGCGGCGACGCCGGGTCGCCGCGGCCGCCGAAACCCTCGGCCTCACCGAGTATCTCAACCGCAAACCCAAGGCGCTGTCGGGTGGGCAACGGCAGCGGGTCGCGATGGGGCGGGCGATCGTGCGTAACCCCCAGGTGTTCTGCATGGACGAACCGCTGTCCAACCTCGACGCCAAGATGCGCGTGCAGACCCGCACCGACATCGCCAAGCTGCAACGCGAACTCGGTGTCACCACCGTCTACGTCACCCACGACCAGACCGAGGCAATGACCATGGGGGACCGGGTCGGAGTCATGAAAGACGGTGTGCTGCAACAGGTCGGAGCGCCGATGGAGCTCTATGACCGGCCCGCCAATGCCTTCGTCGCCGGGTTCATCGGGTCACCGGCGATGAAGTTCTTCGACGCCCATGTGGGTGAGCGCACGGTCGGTGTGGCCGGGCACGACATGGCGGTGCACTGCGCCACCGACCTTTCCGGGCCCGTACGCGTCGGGGTGCGCCCGGAAGGGTGGCGGCTCACCGCGCCGGATGCCGGCATCGCCGTGAAAGTCGGTGTGGTCGAGGTCCTCGGCGCCGACTCATACCTGTACGGCACCGCGCTCCACGCGGGAGCCGACGTCGACGTGGTCGTCCGTACCAGCACCCGCGACGGCATCCGGGCCGACGACACCGTTCACGTCACCGCGGATTCGGACGCGATCCATCTCTTCGACGCCGCAACCGGCGCGCGGGTCAACTGA
- a CDS encoding DeoR/GlpR family DNA-binding transcription regulator → MSIKRTDRMREVLSLLRERGEVSSQVLCAELRISAATLRRDLSELEEQGLLVRTHGGARAVDPSDSEIPVRLRDHRMVAIKRRIARHAAALVPPGQQAVALTGGITTGEVARALRGRPQITIVTNSLTIAADCAVDAHMKVIMTGGVVRSKSLEAVGPMSEHAFQVITVGTAVLGADGMSADIGATTFDEGEARTAIAMASNAQRVVVAVDGSKIGKVTLAKMVPPNQIDHLVTDSTADRAELDRITAAGVQVHVIEVGDG, encoded by the coding sequence ATGTCGATCAAACGCACCGACCGCATGCGGGAGGTGCTCTCCCTGCTCCGCGAACGCGGTGAGGTGAGCTCGCAGGTGCTGTGTGCGGAGTTGCGGATCTCGGCGGCGACGCTTCGCCGCGATCTCAGTGAGCTCGAGGAGCAGGGCCTGCTGGTGCGCACGCACGGCGGCGCGCGAGCGGTCGATCCGAGCGACAGCGAGATCCCGGTGCGTCTGCGGGACCACCGGATGGTGGCGATCAAACGCCGCATCGCCCGGCACGCGGCCGCGCTGGTACCCCCGGGTCAGCAGGCCGTCGCCCTCACCGGCGGTATCACGACCGGTGAGGTGGCGCGGGCCCTGCGCGGTCGGCCACAGATCACGATCGTCACGAACTCGCTGACCATCGCCGCCGACTGCGCCGTCGACGCGCACATGAAGGTGATCATGACCGGCGGTGTGGTCCGCTCGAAATCCCTTGAGGCGGTTGGCCCGATGTCCGAGCATGCGTTCCAGGTGATCACCGTCGGCACCGCGGTCCTCGGGGCCGACGGGATGTCGGCCGACATCGGGGCGACGACGTTCGACGAGGGTGAGGCCCGCACCGCGATCGCCATGGCCTCCAATGCCCAGCGCGTGGTGGTGGCCGTCGACGGTTCCAAGATCGGCAAGGTGACACTGGCGAAGATGGTGCCGCCCAATCAGATCGACCATCTGGTGACCGATTCGACCGCGGACCGCGCCGAACTCGACCGGATCACCGCGGCCGGGGTCCAGGTGCACGTCATCGAGGTGGGCGACGGCTGA
- a CDS encoding class II fructose-bisphosphate aldolase, translated as MALIATADLLASAAAENVAVLAFNVITLEHAEGIVEGAERGGVGVALQISENTVNFHGGQLAPLVSACAHIAHASPVPVAIHLDHFQDPALLEAAVSVAAPLGATSVMVDAAHLPYRDNVDRTRSFTETAHRAGLWVEAELGEIGGKDGMISAHAAGARTNPQEAAAFVEQTGVDGLAVAVGSAHAMTTRDAVLDLDLIRELAGTVSVPLVLHGSSGVDDDQLRAAVRAGIRKINVGTALNIAYTGAVRDALAADPSTTDPRKHLTAGRRAIADAVTDLCSVAATPPRVLAAGKSEK; from the coding sequence GTGGCACTGATCGCGACGGCCGACCTCCTGGCGTCGGCGGCCGCGGAAAACGTTGCGGTGCTTGCCTTCAACGTCATCACCCTGGAGCACGCCGAAGGCATCGTCGAAGGTGCCGAACGCGGCGGTGTGGGTGTGGCGCTGCAGATCAGCGAGAACACCGTCAACTTCCACGGCGGGCAACTCGCGCCACTGGTGTCGGCCTGCGCGCACATCGCCCACGCGAGCCCGGTACCGGTCGCCATCCACCTCGACCACTTCCAGGACCCGGCGCTGCTCGAGGCCGCGGTCAGCGTGGCGGCGCCGCTGGGCGCCACCTCGGTCATGGTCGACGCGGCACACCTGCCCTACCGCGACAACGTCGACCGGACCAGGTCGTTCACCGAGACCGCGCACCGGGCCGGGCTGTGGGTGGAAGCCGAACTCGGCGAGATCGGCGGCAAAGACGGCATGATCAGCGCGCACGCCGCAGGCGCGCGGACCAACCCGCAAGAAGCGGCCGCGTTCGTCGAGCAGACCGGCGTCGACGGTCTCGCGGTGGCGGTGGGAAGTGCGCACGCGATGACCACCCGGGATGCCGTCCTCGACCTGGATCTGATCCGCGAACTCGCCGGCACCGTCTCCGTTCCCCTTGTCCTGCACGGAAGTTCCGGTGTGGACGACGATCAGCTCAGGGCCGCGGTCCGTGCAGGCATCCGCAAGATCAACGTCGGAACCGCGCTGAACATCGCCTACACCGGTGCCGTGCGCGACGCGCTGGCAGCCGACCCGTCCACAACCGACCCCCGCAAACATCTGACGGCCGGGCGGCGTGCGATCGCCGACGCCGTGACCGATCTGTGTTCCGTGGCCGCGACACCTCCGCGGGTGCTCGCCGCCGGAAAGAGTGAGAAGTGA
- a CDS encoding D-tagatose-bisphosphate aldolase, class II, non-catalytic subunit: protein MTAHWIRETIARHKAGHPVGMYSVCSAHPTVVAAAITQAGADGSFVLIEATSNQVDQFGGYTGMRPADFRDLVHGIADEQGFDRGRMVLGGDHLGPNRWQDQPAEAAMANADTLIAAYVEAGYRKIHLDCSMSCADDPTVLSDEVVAGRSARLLQVAEQTANRLGMEAPVYVIGTEVPVPGGAHETLTRLTPTPAEHARRTIEAHRAAFAAAGLQCVWPRIVALVVQPGVEFDHLNVIDYERTATAELRRVLDAEDNLVFEAHSTDYQKPDQLRELVEDHWAILKVGPGLTFAMREALFALSHIEAELVDPASRANLIDVVERRMLAEPRYWKNYYEGDPVTQRTARRYSYSDRLRYYWADAEVDAARRTLLANLDRTGIPAPLISAFLPAQYERIRAGDLAADPLCLVLDRIRDALRPYAAACRTTDHRLAALTTGVTR from the coding sequence ATGACCGCGCACTGGATCCGCGAAACGATCGCCCGGCACAAGGCCGGGCACCCGGTCGGCATGTACTCGGTGTGCTCGGCACACCCGACCGTGGTGGCCGCGGCCATCACGCAGGCCGGCGCGGACGGCAGCTTCGTGCTCATCGAGGCGACGTCCAACCAGGTCGACCAGTTCGGTGGCTACACCGGCATGCGTCCCGCCGACTTCCGCGACCTGGTGCACGGCATCGCCGACGAGCAGGGATTCGACCGCGGCCGGATGGTCCTCGGCGGTGACCATCTGGGCCCCAACCGCTGGCAGGACCAACCCGCCGAGGCCGCGATGGCCAACGCCGACACGCTCATCGCGGCCTACGTCGAAGCCGGATACCGCAAGATCCACCTCGACTGCAGCATGTCCTGCGCCGACGACCCGACCGTCCTGTCCGACGAGGTCGTGGCAGGCCGCTCGGCGCGACTGCTGCAGGTGGCCGAGCAGACCGCGAACCGCCTGGGAATGGAGGCTCCGGTCTACGTCATCGGCACCGAGGTGCCGGTCCCCGGCGGCGCGCACGAGACGCTGACCCGGCTGACACCCACACCGGCCGAGCACGCACGCCGGACCATCGAGGCGCACCGGGCCGCCTTCGCGGCCGCGGGCCTGCAGTGCGTCTGGCCGCGGATCGTCGCGCTGGTGGTGCAGCCGGGGGTCGAGTTCGACCACCTCAACGTCATCGACTACGAACGCACCGCGACCGCCGAACTGCGGCGCGTCCTCGACGCCGAAGACAACCTGGTCTTCGAGGCGCATTCGACGGATTACCAGAAACCGGACCAACTGCGCGAACTGGTGGAGGACCATTGGGCCATCCTCAAAGTCGGTCCGGGTCTCACCTTCGCGATGCGCGAGGCGCTGTTCGCGCTCAGCCACATCGAGGCCGAACTCGTCGACCCGGCGTCGCGCGCGAACCTCATCGACGTCGTCGAACGCCGCATGCTGGCCGAACCCCGGTACTGGAAGAACTACTACGAGGGCGACCCGGTGACGCAGCGCACCGCCCGCCGGTACAGCTACAGCGACCGTTTGCGCTACTACTGGGCCGACGCCGAGGTCGACGCCGCCCGGCGCACACTGCTGGCCAACCTCGACCGCACCGGCATCCCCGCACCGCTGATCAGCGCGTTCCTGCCCGCACAGTATGAGCGGATCCGCGCGGGTGACCTCGCCGCCGACCCGCTCTGCCTGGTTCTCGACCGAATACGCGACGCACTGCGGCCCTACGCCGCAGCGTGCCGCACCACCGACCACCGCCTTGCCGCCCTGACCACTGGAGTTACCCGATGA
- a CDS encoding SIS domain-containing protein: MTSPKPHHVDIPAQSAGGATILEIGQQSDVWREIAARAHADTVAFLRPILERPDLRVILTGAGSSAFIGEIVAAPLRRNLKRRVEAIATTDIVAAPLDHLEPDTPTLLVSFGRSGNSPESVATTQLADELLTDVWHLILTCDPEGTLARTHAARADSQVVYMPARTNDSGFAMTSSLTSMLLTCLLLLGGAGPDNVAALAAAAEHVAGLQPDIRDLARAKKQRFVYLGSGPLTGLARESALKMLELTAGEVVTYFDSPLGFRHGPKSVLDSDTLAIVYVSTDPYTRRYDLDIIAELREQLGQDAVKVIGAEAIPDDLGPALVLPGLSGLDDAQVALPYLVFAQYLALFSSLEYGNTPDNPFPSGEVSRVVKGVTIHPMER; encoded by the coding sequence ATGACCAGCCCCAAGCCGCACCACGTGGACATTCCCGCTCAATCTGCCGGTGGTGCAACGATTCTCGAGATCGGGCAGCAGTCCGACGTGTGGCGTGAGATCGCCGCACGCGCGCACGCCGACACCGTTGCCTTCCTCCGCCCGATCCTCGAACGCCCCGATCTGCGTGTCATCCTCACCGGCGCGGGCAGCTCGGCATTCATCGGTGAGATCGTGGCGGCACCGCTGCGTCGCAACCTGAAACGCCGCGTCGAGGCCATCGCGACCACCGACATCGTCGCCGCCCCGCTGGATCACCTCGAGCCGGATACGCCGACCCTGCTGGTCTCGTTCGGCCGCTCCGGCAACAGCCCGGAAAGTGTGGCGACCACACAACTCGCCGACGAACTGCTCACCGACGTCTGGCATCTGATCCTCACCTGCGACCCGGAGGGAACCCTGGCACGCACCCATGCGGCGCGGGCCGACTCGCAGGTGGTGTACATGCCCGCGCGCACCAACGACTCGGGCTTTGCGATGACGTCGAGCCTGACGTCGATGTTGTTGACCTGCCTGCTGCTGCTCGGCGGGGCCGGTCCGGACAATGTGGCGGCCCTGGCCGCCGCGGCCGAACACGTCGCCGGTCTGCAACCCGACATCCGCGACCTGGCACGCGCCAAGAAGCAGCGCTTCGTCTACCTGGGCAGTGGGCCGCTGACCGGGCTCGCCAGGGAATCGGCGCTCAAGATGCTCGAGCTCACCGCGGGTGAGGTCGTCACCTACTTCGACTCACCGCTGGGCTTCCGGCACGGCCCCAAATCGGTGCTCGACTCCGACACCCTGGCCATCGTGTACGTCTCCACCGATCCCTACACGCGCCGGTACGACCTCGACATCATCGCCGAGCTACGCGAGCAGTTGGGGCAGGACGCCGTGAAAGTCATCGGCGCGGAAGCGATCCCGGACGATCTCGGCCCGGCACTGGTGCTGCCGGGGCTCAGCGGCCTCGATGACGCACAGGTGGCGCTGCCGTACCTGGTGTTCGCGCAGTACCTCGCGCTGTTCTCGTCACTGGAGTACGGCAATACACCGGACAACCCGTTCCCGTCCGGGGAAGTGAGCCGCGTCGTCAAAGGCGTCACGATCCATCCGATGGAACGGTGA